The Gemmatimonadales bacterium genome has a segment encoding these proteins:
- a CDS encoding YciI family protein → MRFMVIVKASRESEAGILPTTELLDSMGKYNEQLVKAGVMLAGDGLHPSSKGVRIKFDGGRTTVTDGPFAETKELIAGYWIWQVKSRDEAIEWLKRAPFGGGAEIELRQVFEPEDFGAAATPEILERGARTRAAAEANRK, encoded by the coding sequence ATGCGGTTCATGGTGATCGTCAAGGCGAGCAGGGAATCCGAGGCCGGAATTCTTCCCACCACGGAGTTGCTCGATTCGATGGGGAAGTACAACGAACAACTGGTCAAGGCCGGCGTCATGCTCGCCGGCGACGGACTTCACCCGTCCTCCAAGGGCGTGCGGATCAAGTTCGATGGCGGCAGGACGACGGTGACCGACGGGCCGTTCGCTGAGACGAAGGAGCTGATCGCCGGCTACTGGATCTGGCAGGTGAAGTCGAGGGACGAAGCAATCGAATGGCTCAAGCGCGCCCCATTCGGCGGCGGCGCGGAGATCGAATTGCGCCAGGTTTTCGAGCCGGAAGACTTCGGCGCCGCCGCCACGCCGGAGATCCTCGAGCGGGGCGCGCGGACCCGCGCCGCGGCCGAGGCCAATCGCAAGTGA